A stretch of the Gavia stellata isolate bGavSte3 chromosome 11, bGavSte3.hap2, whole genome shotgun sequence genome encodes the following:
- the BCL6 gene encoding B-cell lymphoma 6 protein, with amino-acid sequence MASPADSCIQFTRHASDVLLNLNRLRSRDILTDVVIIVNREQFRAHKTVLMACSGLFYSIFTDQLKCNLNVINLDPEINPEGFCILLDFMYTSRLNLRENNIMAVMATALYLQMEHVVDTCRRFVKSSEAEMVSAVKTPREEFLAGRMLSHPEVMAYRSRDVSENGMPLQNGSLCNGRAFAPGLINSLSGSPLSYHGYSPLPLNSFLVDDELREMRMPLSELSRAGAFPKERILPCDNSRTIPTEYIRTITDISANMCHATIYAPKEGAAEEARSDMHYSIASGPKPVVPSIRNNPYFSCDKVAKEEERTSSEDEISQHFEPTNTPLDRKGLISPQSPQKSDCQPNSPTESSSSKNARISQSSSSLFTKSPTDPKACNWKKYKFIVLNSLNQSTKQDSADQNEMGTLSPRTYMPMSTCQQSMEPEHLNVQSPTKMSVNGEDSTIPQASRLNNIVNRSRDGSPRSSEGQSPLYMHSSKCSSCGCQSPQHAEMCLHTPGSNFGEEIGETQSEYSDSSCENGAFFCNECDCRFSEEASLKRHSLQVHSDKPYKCDRCQASFRYKGNLASHKTVHTGEKPYRCNICGAQFNRPANLKTHTRIHSGEKPYKCETCGARFVQVAHLRAHVLIHTGEKPYPCEICGTRFRHLQTLKSHLRIHTGEKPYHCEKCNLHFRHKSQLRLHLRQKHGAITNTKVQYRISASEVPPELPKAC; translated from the exons ATGGCCTCGCCAGCAGACAGCTGCATCCAGTTCACCCGCCACGCGAGCGATGTCCTCCTCAATCTCAACCGCCTTAGAAGCCGGGATATCCTGACCGACGTTGTCATCATCGTGAACCGGgaacagttcagagcccacaAAACAGTCCTGATGGCCTGCAG TGGTCTCTTCTACAGCATTTTCACTGACCAGCTCAAGTGCAACTTGAATGTCATCAACCTGGACCCGGAAATTAACCCTGAGGGGTTTTGCATCCTCTTGGACTTCATGTATACATCCCGCCTGAACTTGAGGGAGAACAATATCATGGCCGTGATGGCCACAGCGCTGTACCTGCAGATGGAGCACGTGGTTGATACCTGCCGAAGGTTTGTCAAGTCTAG TGAAGCGGAGATGGTGTCTGCTGTGAAGACCCCAAGGGAAGAGTTTTTGGCTGGACGGATGCTGAGCCACCCAGAGGTGATGGCTTATCGGAGCAGAGATGTCTCAGAGAATGGCATGCCTCTCCAAAATGGGTCCCTCTGCAATGGGAGGGCCTTTGCACCTGGCTTGATCAATAGTTTGTCTGGATCCCCCCTTTCCTACCATGGATACAGCCCTCTCCCTCTAAATAGCTTTCTTGTGGATGATGAGTTGCGGGAGATGAGGATGCCTCTCTCCGAACTCTCAAGGGCAGGTGCGTTCCCCAAGGAGAGGATCCTGCCATGCGACAACTCCAGGACAATCCCCACCGAGTACATAAGAACCATTACCGATATCTCAGCCAACATGTGCCATGCTACCATCTATGCTCCGAAAGAAGGTGCTGCTGAAGAAGCCAGGAGCGACATGCACTACAGCATAGCCTCTGGCCCCAAACCTGTCGTCCCTTCGATCCGGAACAATCCCTATTTCTCTTGCGACAAAGTGGCCAAAGAGGAGGAGCGGACCTCTTCAGAGGATGAGATCAGCCAGCACTTTGAGCCCACCAACACCCCCCTGGACCGCAAGGGACTCATCAGCCCCCAGAGCCCCCAGAAGTCAGACTGTCAGCCCAACTCGCCAACCGagtccagcagcagcaagaacgCCCGTATCAGTCAGAGCTCCAGCTCCCTCTTCACCAAGagccccacagaccccaaaGCCTGCAACTGGAAGAAGTACAAATTCATTGTCCTCAACTCTCTCAATCAGAGCACGAAGCAGGACAGTGCTGATCAGAACGAGATGGGAACCCTCTCTCCTCGCACCTACATGCCCATGTCCACTTGCCAGCAGTCCATGGAGCCGGAGCATCTCAACGTGCAATCCCCCACCAAGATGAGCGTGAATGGAGAAGACTCTACTATCCCACAGGCGAGCAGACTCAACAATATCGTTAACAG GTCCCGGGATGGGTCACCTCGGAGCAGCGAAGGGCAGTCCCCGCTGTACATGCATTCATCGAAGTGCAGCTCCTGTGGCTGCCAGTCCCCACAACATGCTGAGATGTGCCTTCATACCCCTGGCTCAAACTTTGGAGAGGAGATCGGGGAAACCCAGTCTGAATACTCTGACTCCAGCTGTG agAATGGAGCCTTCTTCTGCAACGAGTGTGACTGCCGGTTCTCCGAGGAGGCCTCTCTCAAGAGACACTCTCTGCAAGTCCACAGTGACAAGCCCTACAAGTGTGACCGCTGCCAGGCCTCATTCCGCTACAAGGGGAACCTTGCCAGCCACAAAACCGTCCACACAG GAGAAAAGCCGTACCGCTGCAACATCTGCGGGGCACAGTTCAACCGGCCGGCCAACCTGAAAACCCACACACGCATCCACTCCGGAGAGAAACCCTACAAGTGCGAGACCTGCGGGGCCAGATTTGTCCAG GTGGCCCACCTCCGTGCTCATGTGCTCATTCACACCGGTGAGAAGCCGTATCCCTGCGAGATCTGCGGCACACGCTTCCGGCACCTGCAGACCCTCAAAAGTCACCTTCGAATCCACACAGGAGAGAAACCGTATCAT TGTGAGAAGTGCAACCTGCATTTCCGCCACAAAAGCCAGCTGCGGCTTCACCTCCGGCAGAAGCACGGGGCCATCACCAACACCAAGGTGCAGTACCGCATCTCGGCGAGCGAGGTGCCTCCAGAGCTCCCCAAGGCCTGCTGA